The following proteins come from a genomic window of Streptomyces sp. GS7:
- a CDS encoding class I SAM-dependent methyltransferase: protein MRAHHIDRPADLDVVRESYDRVADNYAHMVVTTGIGDVRRHPWLKASLDAFADTVGELGPVLDVGCGPGTVTAYLAERGLDVSGVDLSPRMIENARRLHPQCRFSVASATDLDLGEASLGGVLGWWSLFNLPREVLPQVLAMFARALKPGGHFITGTHVGDEDALRTEAYGGVSVRWTTHKWRPEQLVDLIEQAGLHPVAELRLPAEEHTGPGVIVMARQAD, encoded by the coding sequence ATGCGCGCCCACCACATCGACCGCCCAGCCGATCTCGACGTCGTCCGTGAGTCCTATGACCGCGTGGCCGACAACTACGCCCACATGGTGGTGACGACGGGAATCGGCGACGTCCGTAGGCATCCCTGGCTCAAGGCGTCGCTCGACGCCTTCGCCGACACCGTGGGCGAGCTCGGGCCTGTCCTCGACGTCGGCTGCGGCCCCGGAACGGTGACCGCCTACCTCGCCGAGCGCGGCCTCGACGTGTCCGGGGTCGATCTCTCCCCTCGCATGATCGAGAACGCGCGCCGTCTTCATCCGCAGTGCCGCTTCAGCGTCGCCTCCGCCACCGACCTCGACCTCGGTGAAGCGTCCCTCGGCGGCGTGCTCGGGTGGTGGTCACTGTTCAACCTCCCCCGCGAGGTCCTGCCTCAGGTTCTCGCCATGTTCGCGCGCGCCCTGAAGCCGGGCGGACACTTCATCACGGGAACACACGTGGGCGACGAAGACGCGCTGCGCACCGAGGCATACGGAGGCGTGTCCGTTCGTTGGACGACACACAAATGGCGGCCGGAACAACTCGTGGACCTGATCGAGCAGGCTGGACTGCACCCGGTCGCCGAACTTCGGCTCCCCGCAGAGGAGCACACCGGGCCGGGTGTGATCGTCATGGCCAGGCAAGCCGACTGA